The segment GTAGAGGAAGTCACCGTCAAACTACCAGCATAGTTGTGGAACCACGCACATGCTATTAAGACGTCAATAAATTATCATCAGATTCTGAAAAGCCGCTAGATATATTACAGAAGAATCTTTTTAAGTATGAAGACGTGAGCTTCTTTTATAGATATAGATAAACCTACCTTTTCAACATGGAATAAAGCCTCGTGCCATGCAATGTGACAGGCCAAGCTGCAGGACTGCAAAACAGGAAATAGATTGAGTTAATAACCATTTATAgaccttctctctctctctctctctctctctctctctctctctctctctctctctctctctctctctctctccttaccGCCCAGTACTTTTCTTTACTCTGTAGAAACGCTAGTCCGGCATCGTGCATTCCTTTCTCCAGATGTACATGGGCCATTGTGTGGATGGCAAAGGTTTCTCTGGGAGACGCAGCGAGGCTCTGTAAACCAGTAATTAATTGTACTCAGTTGTTAGGGTTCCCCTCTACTCTACATGCACTGTCACGATGAAACTGTTCGTAcaccaaaaaatcttgaaaacaaaaatttacagAATTTGACATTGACCTTGTATGCGTTCTCTTCAGCTTCTGGAAGCTGCGAGTTTTCCTCATGAGCAAAGGCCTTCCATCCTAAAATAGTGCTGGAAGAGAAAATAACATACCTGGTGTGTCTCCCATTTACAGTGTCGCAATACTCTCAACATTTGTACGAAGCACAGAGATGAACACATTGTAGCATTATCTGTATAACTATACTCATTACTCATGTAGCTGAATCACGCTATGTATTTTGAGtttattaaggtcagacgacacgttcctcgagaatctttttggtatctcctcgtaataaagagttccaataaaaaatattaattttataattactttaaaaaggatcaaaatttacttggcTTTGGTTATGTGTGtggatggtcgagtggttagaaccgtggccgctcacggCCAGAggcgtataggttctagaggtcgtgagttcaaagcccgcCCCGGCGAAGATATAGttctaatatagtgaatttcgctgtgctgtagatgtatctatttttatatcagcaatccaagtgtattttcaagaagattatataggaaattgcatactctagtattttgcagaaatgcctggtaaagtaccctaattttttgcaagaaagcttgtcaaagtagtagtaaacgattaacaaattcctggaaaaagttatttaaaattgaggaacgtgtcgtctgaccttaataaaCCAAATTGTACATATACACAATGATACCCAGTACACTGATTCAAAGAAGAAATATTGTAATAATTTCATCTGTTTCATAGCAGCCAAATGTAGGtctgatgcatatatacataaaatggCCTTCATCTACATTTGCAAAATCAATATCCCACGTATACAAATTCAATTTACTCAAGTTCAATCCCGAGGATTGGTTTTAATGCAAAGCTTTGATTTTCTGGGCAGAAAATACGTTACAAATCATTCCttagtattttgttttcttcattttatctGAGTTTATTAATTTACGTCTTACCTTGTCAGGAAgtgttattgaaaataaaatggttaTTGTTCTGCCTTTcccattttaattaacagtagaagtttttttcaaaaatcagttTCTTCATCTGCTCTTGACAagtacaaaataatgaaatcacTTTTTCGTTCCATGTCTCCCCGTAAAgacttgtttacattacaagtAAGTGACACAAAGCCACGTGACCCGGTTACCTGTACCCCGGAGTTTCAGGTGTGTAAGCGTCAATCACAGACGCCATCATGTCAAGCATTTCGTTGAACATGCCCAGCTCGTAGTATTTAAAGAAAGCCAATAGACAGGCCAGCAGGTCCGTGGGAGAATCCTTCAGTATGTTACGGTACACTTCTATAGCTTCCGTCAGTTTCCTAGCGTATACACATTTGTACacaagattaaaaaaagattaatgtcCAACCAATTATATCTTTATTCTAGTTTTAAAGTACTTAGGTTGCAAATTCagtcatatgatattgtaattaaCGTTATACACACCCTTCTGTAACGAGCTTTAGAGCAGTCACATGTTTACTTTCTCTTTCAGTTACTTTCTGTTTGGCGGCTAGAGCTAAGATACTGTCTACTGTTTTAATGACTTCCTCTGTTTCTGTCTTCGATCCGCCAAATTTCATGGAGTTAACAAAAACCTGTCCCATTACttggaaatgaaaacaaaaaaacatttgtCATTCGACGTGACTACAGCCACTTCACAGGCTGATAACAGATGCATGTACAATAGAACCATACAGACAGTATATCTGGAAGtaacaaaataatcaatttatcagtTCAATCCAATATGAGAGGGAATTGATTTGAAACTAAAGCGCTAACGTTCGTTTTTCACGTGTCTGTTTTCTATCTTACCGAAATCTGGGTCAGCTTCCATCATATTCTTGAATGAGTTGCCCACCCCTCCCGCCTCTTCGTCGGCGTACATTGTTGTGATCTGACGGAGGATAAaaattaaggtattcaatgtataatgaagggatattgaacaattttgattggTTTAAAACCAGTTAAATATGTACtgctaaaaaacaatgaaagttataagaagccggtcattttgcaccttaaaatatttttaagagttTTCTCCccttattgaaaaaaagaaaattttaatttcgtcagaatatctgcggtaaatgagtcattttaattcatattttaataaagagaaagtttatgcatgtattaaccaagagaattttacaaattttaagttactttttacattATCGCATTAAAACATacgttgcccatagacttcaatacaaaattcaaggtgtatTTAGTTGGcccataattaatattttgaaaattcctttggtggagtattttcatttgataacaccttcaaaatgataccatgattaggaatatcggaccattcatttcttaggtacaaaatgtggtcgttatacatcgaataccttaaaacagaaaaaataagtCTCTGTATGTGGGAAGAATTATCATTCCCATTCTGTACCAATATGTACAACTGGCATTAATTcttacacaaaaaaataaaaagaaaactaaaaaaaaacataacacGATGCGATAATGACAAGCATATCAAGTGATAtatgaatcaattttttaaaagcaaattttcTCTGCAAAAAAGTCAAAGCAACAATCAAATATAATTCATagtggaatatatatatatatatatatatatatatatatatatatatatatatatatatatatatatatatatatatatatatatatatgttggtagggaatatttaaaaataatagcaatataattaatatttctgAGGTAAGCCTAAATTCTATCTGTCACATATACATACTTGAGTCAGAGAAGCATCAAACCACTTGCATGCGTCATCGTTAGATGACGTCATGGGGAGCTTGGAGTTCCTCCAACCCTGAAACAGAAAGGCCAAGGATAAACAAACAACTGATGTGGCACAGATGCACCTAGGTTCAAACACAAAATAAGCAACCAAGTGTTTGAAGGAAAGCAATTACATATGTgtataatgtatacatataaggcgatattaaatgttaaagggacctagacacaattgaaatgaaaattttaaaataaatttttctgtattaaatgttttatttgtgtattttgaataattcaCCAAAAGTCAATGCTAGAAATCAAGTTACAATagattttgagatattgaggaaAAAAGTCAgtgctcgagtcttatatttgtttacaaataatgaacAGTGaagaaattatcatttttttgacaaaataacatGTGGCAACAAGATCAACTGATTAAATTTGTTCCTAAATacttttatcaacaacaaaaagcaCATTAGAGTGAAACTTATGCCAATACAGtgcatatgtaaacaataacaaaactcgagctttgtttacaaaacaaagaaattaaacCTCTGTAACTTGCTTTGTAACTctatatttgactttcaaattttgacaaagcatatTAACCATTTTagacaacaaaaatgaaattataaattttgaaaattttgagctcaaatcgtgtccataTCTACAGATTAAATGTGATAGGTGTCCCATACTACTTTACACAAGcttaaaacaattttgtatttcgGCATCGCGATAACAAAGGTCGCAGTATTCTAAGTCTTTTTTGTCCAAGATTTTTCcggtttatttttttccacgttttttggtttttcattttataactttataaatcaattttacaaatgGATGTGTAGTGCAAAGTCTGGTTTAAATTTCTATCAAAacatgaagaagaaaaaagatgaAATTATAGACAGATCTAGACGGATAGACAAACTGACAGATATACAGACGGCAtgggcatatatatatacaaactgatttgatttgatatttaagTTTGAACTTTTAAGTGGTATACAAGTGGTGTAACTTATCACTACGAGTAATGACCTTGAGAGATAACTTCTCCGACCGTTTCCGCCTAGATTCAACTTTACTTGGTGAACAAACTACAACTATCtacacaaaaaaattcatatttttccaTAACTATAAATAATCATGTCCAGAAATGGCTGAGTTGATATTTGTGTAGAACGCCCTAGCTaacaaatatcaattaattCGTAAGAGAGTATATATAATAACCATAATAAACATTTGCAGGATGAACTTTATGCGTAAAAAAGttgtatttaaatttcaaactaGTGATATcctaaatacatttaatttggcTTACACCAACGAATATCTCAGGGTATCAGAACTTATTGATTAAAAATAGCACACGTCACGAGCCACACGTGTATTTACGTATATATAAAATAGCATACTTAAAGGTCCGGCTTCAACGACATTCGGTTGTTTCTCATTAGTTAGTTAAATTCTTATCCCCGTGACCTGTTGACCCTGAGATCACGACCCAATAATGACCCATGTTGACCCAATCACTGCTTCACCCCTATTATAGGGGCTGTAGCGTACATTGATGGTCCGGCCGGGGGTCCATACATCATCTGAGAAgtttatgtttttgttaaaaacaaacaCACTCACCTCACAGTCCCTCCACGCATCCTTCATCGTTATTGTGTTATTAGCCTCAGTTACCACAAACAGACTTCAATGATGGGACAAGAAAAAAAgctgggattttttttatatcacgtGTGCACTCAGTTCGTTGCCACTTGCCCTAGATaacgcatatatatatatgtgcgCAGTGCGCTGCTTGCCGCTtttggtatttaaaaaataaggagGCTTAGAAAGGAGAAAAATCCCAAAAATTATTGCTTTAGTTAATTTTGTttctaatttcttttttttccagatatttattttcaatagtacATGCTACAAAACAATGTGCACACGAATCGGAATTTGTAGtattaaatatatgtgtatataataataaaagcaGTAACAGCAcgcataataataataaatatatcagtCAAAGTAGTAtctataaatagaaaattacaaaaatattttatacatcgTCTGCCAAAGtcgtagggtttttttttcatcatgatAATAGTATTATTAATAATTGACTAAAATATTCTGAATAAAAAGAAGTGTACATAATTTCAGCTgtaacatttttacaaaaaaatgaagtCAATACTTAGGTTGTCTGAAAGGCGTTTTTCTTTAAAGTAACACGACAGCGTCCACATGTTGCGTTCAGTCAAGTAGATGATATTACAGGCCGAATGTGTGTAGAGAGGTATGTCCATCGCCGTCACAGGGTCTATATTTTACCTCCCTATAACTGTGAAAAGCCATTGGCCATATCTCCCATGGCAACATTATATTTGCTTCAATTCAACCAAGAGTATTTAAAGAATGAAGACTATCTAGTATTTCCGATACAAGGTAGAATTTCCAAGTATTTCTGAATGCATAGTTTCAAATCACATTAAATTCATTCTGGTGTTTCAAGAATATTTTCTAGTCTACAGAACAtcttatatttgtaaatttttaatgcaacaaaagataaaagtaaattataCATGACAGTGTTTTCATTTCTGGCAgagaaaaaacaataactatgtGTTTTCATTTAACATCAAAACCCCAAAAATATCCAATTTCGACGCTTTTTGCTTCcttaactttgaatattgaTATTCAAATGATCTTACAAAAATCGGCTGCATtcgatttttctttaaaatctatttttctttaaataatttatcacaaaaaataacataaaaaatgatataaaattaaaaagtataagtgtcAGATGTCAAGTTTGAACAAGAGGTTCAGAGGCCACATCGCACACCTGAGCAACATttgccttaactctgatcaaactagcattacagtatcaaaataaattatcttgacaactaagttcAGCAAAtcttgcttaaaaaaattaaaaatctgcagatttttatccacatatttttatggtaaatatcaAGTTCCTTTTGtagttgtacctgtaagaagatttttttctattcctTTATAATACTCCCTCCACTTTATGGCCCCactttctctagggaatcatggtttgatcaaattttaatctgcacaacccgTGCTTTCACAAAAATTACTGCTTTctggactgaaaactttccaagaaaaattttaaagatttctctatatattcctatgtaaaaattcatcccatattgtgaccccaccctacccccagggacaatgatttaaacaaacttgaatctacattatctgaggatgcttccactctaatttgagcttttcttgcccattagtttttgagaacaaaatctttaaagattttctctatatatttttatgtaaaaattcatcccccaatTATGGCCCCGCCCTAcgcctggggaccatgatttgaacaaacttgaatcttatctgtctgaggatgtttccacacaaattgcagcttttctggcccaatagtttttgagaaaaagatttttaaagattttctctataaatccCCAGGTAAACCTTGATCCTCTTCATTGTGGCCactccctacccctggggaccatgatttgaacaaacttgaatctacacttcctgaggatgcctccacacaagtttaagcttttatggccaaatggtttttgagaagattttctcaatacattcttatgtaaatattaatcccccccccccattttggtcccaccctacccctggggaccatgattttaacaaacttgaatctacactaactgaggatgcttccatacaagttacagctttactggcctaatagtttttgagaagaagatttttgaaaaatattaacaacttttcaataatttctaaattatctcccctttaaagtaggtgtggcccttcattcgAATTAGCTTAAATTCCCTTCACCCTGTGTTGCTTTCTGTGGTTGAAATCTTCCCagtggttttggagaagaagatgaaaatgtgaaaagtttacaacgacgacaacgCCAACGACGACAGAAAACGAACTAGTTCGCCTCCACGTTGTTCTTGGTCGGCCTTTCCTCCTTTTCTGGGATCCGTCTTAGTGCCACTCTTATGATGTCGTTTGTTGGTTTTCTAAAGACATGTCTATTGACCTATTCCTCTCCAGTTGTATTTCCTAAGTAATGTCCTCATATCTGTTGTTTCATGTAGatttttgttgttaatttttgaTGGCCAGAATTTTCTCAAGATCTTTTTAAGGCAGCCATTATGGAAACTTGATTGTTTATGTCCCTTTCTGTCATCCTCTGGCAGCATTCGGCACCATACATTAGGACAGATAGTACACTTGATCTTAGTGCGACTCTATTTGATTTTCcataaattcttaattttgagAAAGGATCCTTTACCGAATCTTGCTACTATGTCCTTGTCAGCACCGCCCACTGATGTCAATACACTTCCATGCTATGTAAATCTAATATTTTTACGATTTAGTTGAATTTTTTGGTGGGATTTTGTATTAAGAGACATCTTGGCCACAGCGGCTTTTTCCTTTTCTGAAGCCTGCCAGTTCTTGCTTTAGCTTGTTGTCGTCTGTTGTCTTAATTTTGTTGTAAACAGTTATTTTACTAAAGATCTTGGTTGGTGCAGATAGTAAAGTTATACCTCTCCAATGGTTTTAGTCTGTGAGATAACtgagatttctttttttttttattagtttgaCAAAGTTAACTTCAAACAATGTTGTtgatatcatatttttctttcatatcaTGCAGAAAAGAGGATAAAGAATGTATGCTGCTAGGGTAGGGTCTGCTTTGAAGATTTCGGTTGGTAAGTTGCCATTCCTAGGGACTTTATCGTACTTCAAACTCTTGATTGCTGTGACTATTTCTAATGTTGATGGTTTGTCAGTATTGATCTCCAAGTCGGCGTTTTCTTCAGGTACTTAGTACGTCTGATCTGTTGTTAGAGTCTGGGGGGTTCAATATCCCCTCAAAGTGTTCTTTCCATCTTTGATATTTCTCTTTTTCAGATGTCATCATTGTGCCCTGCTGAACTCTTATTGGCatacatgcatatcttttaTGTCCgcaaatttttgtttatctaaTAAGCATCAATCATCCTCTGCTTACATGCTGCTATCTCAGCTCCGTTTGCCATATTGTCAATGACGTATTTACTGTCACCTTttgtggcattttttttttacttttttttttagatggagATGCCTTTGGAGAAGGTGTATGCAACAGTTTTGATCTAgtaagaaatagaaataaaatttgatcatgTCCGCGAAGGCTGAAGCTTTCTCCATTACAGTTTGATAatcaaatttaatgaaaatcaagtAAACGTTTGTTGTAAAGACACTGCAATGAGATGTGTTTGCTGACATGTATTTTCCCACGCAAGATATAACTGTATGCTCTTACAGCACAAATTG is part of the Magallana gigas chromosome 3, xbMagGiga1.1, whole genome shotgun sequence genome and harbors:
- the LOC105328299 gene encoding tetratricopeptide repeat protein 38 isoform X2, which gives rise to MKDAWRDCEGWRNSKLPMTSSNDDACKWFDASLTQITTMYADEEAGGVGNSFKNMMEADPDFVMGQVFVNSMKFGGSKTETEEVIKTVDSILALAAKQKVTERESKHVTALKLVTEGKLTEAIEVYRNILKDSPTDLLACLLAFFKYYELGMFNEMLDMMASVIDAYTPETPGYSTILGWKAFAHEENSQLPEAEENAYKSLAASPRETFAIHTMAHVHLEKGMHDAGLAFLQSKEKYWASCSLACHIAWHEALFHVEKGQFDLAVKVFDEKIIARGNFNDASSLLYRLAFEDVRVPQRWKGVLDLVDKFSGHHTWVYTDLHILFTLYRNGEKERANELLEGLKEYVTNNTGTNAQVTHDVGMPLCAGITAFEEGHYETATNCLNSVYSKLNRIGGSRAQRDTFVQLLLHSAIKSSNPDHKVLARTLLNQRKSDRVEDPLGDRLLMLLDSKSG
- the LOC105328299 gene encoding tetratricopeptide repeat protein 38 isoform X1, whose amino-acid sequence is MKDAWRDCEGWRNSKLPMTSSNDDACKWFDASLTQITTMYADEEAGGVGNSFKNMMEADPDFVMGQVFVNSMKFGGSKTETEEVIKTVDSILALAAKQKVTERESKHVTALKLVTEGKLTEAIEVYRNILKDSPTDLLACLLAFFKYYELGMFNEMLDMMASVIDAYTPETPGYSTILGWKAFAHEENSQLPEAEENAYKSLAASPRETFAIHTMAHVHLEKGMHDAGLAFLQSKEKYWASCSLACHIAWHEALFHVEKGQFDLAVKVFDEKVKIIARGNFNDASSLLYRLAFEDVRVPQRWKGVLDLVDKFSGHHTWVYTDLHILFTLYRNGEKERANELLEGLKEYVTNNTGTNAQVTHDVGMPLCAGITAFEEGHYETATNCLNSVYSKLNRIGGSRAQRDTFVQLLLHSAIKSSNPDHKVLARTLLNQRKSDRVEDPLGDRLLMLLDSKSG